From a single Bacillus sp. NEB1478 genomic region:
- the scpB gene encoding SMC-Scp complex subunit ScpB yields the protein MERNEIKAVIEGLLFVSGDEGIDRKQIAQVLEKESKEIDVYIDELKESYSSPNRGMTIVEYAGSLQFVTKPDHAKFYERLVETPGHSTLSQAALETLAIIAYKQPITRSEIEEVRGVKTEKPLQTLSAKGLVKEVGRAEGTGRAILYGTTKAFLDHFGLENIKELPPLPENIQEENVEQEADLFFSKFQESITVEEE from the coding sequence TTGGAACGAAATGAAATAAAAGCTGTCATTGAAGGTTTACTCTTTGTCAGTGGAGACGAAGGAATCGACCGGAAGCAGATTGCCCAAGTGCTGGAAAAAGAAAGTAAAGAAATAGATGTATACATCGATGAGTTAAAAGAAAGCTATTCTTCTCCAAATCGGGGAATGACAATCGTTGAGTATGCAGGATCTCTGCAATTTGTAACAAAACCTGATCATGCAAAATTTTATGAACGCTTAGTTGAAACACCGGGTCACTCCACCCTTTCACAAGCTGCGCTCGAAACACTCGCTATTATTGCTTATAAACAGCCGATTACCCGGTCGGAAATTGAAGAGGTAAGAGGTGTGAAAACTGAAAAACCGCTTCAGACACTTTCTGCCAAAGGTCTGGTTAAAGAAGTGGGGAGAGCTGAAGGAACAGGAAGAGCGATTCTTTACGGAACTACAAAAGCGTTTTTGGACCATTTTGGTTTAGAGAATATTAAAGAGTTACCACCACTTCCTGAAAATATTCAGGAAGAAAACGTAGAGCAAGAAGCGGATTTATTTTTTTCAAAGTTTCAAGAATCAATAACTGTTGAAGAAGAATAA
- a CDS encoding 3-oxoacyl-[acyl-carrier-protein] synthase III C-terminal domain-containing protein: protein MPKIAAVETVNPPHRISQNETMEFARNLFKGAFSDIERLLKVFQNGEISSRYFVMPIDWFKEKKSFQEKNDLYIDFATNLGSECIRKCMEKSKNHNLSYEDIDAIFFISSSGLSTPSIEARIMNILPFSSHTKRIPIWGLGCAGGASGFSRANDYCIAYPKSNVLVLSVELCSLTFQHEDLSKSNLVGTSLFADGVACALICGDESSHLAEKPEIFPYILDTMSTLKPHSEDVMGWEVKDTGLYVVFSRDIPNIIRTWLEPNVNEFLERNKLNGEQITHFVAHPGGKKVLQAYVDALGLPISKTDISREVLMSNGNMSSVTVFYVLKKFMDGELTNGDLGVMAALGPGFSSELLLLEWR from the coding sequence TTGCCTAAAATTGCAGCAGTCGAAACCGTTAATCCCCCCCACCGGATTTCTCAAAATGAAACGATGGAATTTGCAAGAAATTTATTTAAAGGTGCTTTTTCAGATATTGAACGGTTATTAAAGGTATTTCAAAACGGGGAAATCTCTTCTCGTTATTTTGTTATGCCTATTGACTGGTTCAAAGAGAAAAAAAGTTTTCAGGAAAAAAATGATTTATACATAGATTTTGCTACTAATCTTGGTTCTGAATGTATAAGAAAGTGTATGGAAAAATCGAAGAACCATAATCTTTCTTATGAGGATATTGATGCGATCTTTTTTATTTCTAGTTCAGGTCTTTCCACTCCTAGCATTGAAGCAAGAATAATGAATATTCTCCCCTTTTCATCTCATACAAAGAGAATACCTATATGGGGACTTGGCTGTGCAGGAGGGGCTTCAGGGTTTTCAAGGGCAAATGATTACTGCATAGCATACCCAAAATCGAATGTCCTCGTTTTGAGTGTAGAACTGTGCAGCCTTACTTTTCAGCACGAAGATTTATCGAAAAGCAATCTGGTAGGAACTTCTTTATTTGCAGATGGAGTTGCTTGTGCATTAATCTGCGGAGATGAATCAAGTCATTTAGCTGAAAAACCAGAAATATTTCCATATATTTTAGATACGATGTCAACACTCAAACCTCATTCAGAGGATGTGATGGGCTGGGAAGTGAAGGATACGGGGTTATATGTCGTATTCTCGAGAGATATTCCAAACATTATAAGAACATGGCTCGAACCAAACGTAAATGAATTTTTAGAAAGAAATAAACTTAATGGAGAACAAATCACTCATTTTGTTGCACACCCAGGCGGAAAGAAAGTACTTCAAGCTTATGTAGATGCTCTTGGATTGCCGATTTCAAAAACAGATATTTCAAGAGAAGTGCTGATGTCAAATGGCAACATGTCTTCAGTAACAGTGTTCTATGTTTTAAAAAAATTCATGGATGGCGAATTAACAAACGGGGATTTAGGTGTTATGGCAGCATTAGGGCCGGGTTTTTCTTCCGAGCTTTTGTTGTTGGAATGGAGGTAG
- a CDS encoding isoprenylcysteine carboxylmethyltransferase family protein — translation MKLFAIFICFLAIQRLSEVRIAKRNERILKEKGAIEAGKDHYFWMVTMHVSFFLFLLGEVLFLEVSPPKWWIVPFILFLIAQVIRIWAITSLGVYWNTKIILLPGAAVVAKGPYKFIRHPNYLVVTIELIVIPLIFGAYITAILFTILNMLMLRVRITAEEKALIELTDYNQSHGKKQRFFPIQ, via the coding sequence GTGAAGCTGTTTGCCATTTTCATTTGTTTTCTTGCAATCCAGAGATTAAGTGAAGTGAGGATCGCTAAAAGAAATGAACGGATTCTAAAAGAAAAAGGTGCTATTGAAGCGGGAAAAGATCATTATTTTTGGATGGTAACTATGCATGTCTCCTTCTTTTTGTTCCTTCTAGGAGAAGTTTTGTTTTTGGAAGTATCACCACCGAAATGGTGGATCGTCCCGTTTATTCTTTTTTTAATCGCTCAAGTTATTCGAATTTGGGCAATAACTTCACTTGGCGTATATTGGAATACGAAAATCATACTACTGCCTGGTGCAGCTGTAGTTGCAAAAGGTCCTTATAAATTTATTAGACACCCGAACTATTTAGTTGTAACAATCGAACTTATCGTAATTCCGCTAATTTTTGGTGCTTATATTACAGCTATCCTGTTCACAATTTTAAATATGCTAATGCTTCGAGTTAGAATTACGGCAGAAGAAAAAGCGCTTATAGAACTCACAGATTACAATCAAAGTCACGGCAAAAAACAACGTTTTTTTCCTATTCAGTAA